The following are encoded together in the Serratia odorifera genome:
- a CDS encoding VOC family protein has protein sequence MKINKLDHLVLTVADIERSCRFYQQVLGFDIITFADERKALAFGQQKINLHQAGNEFEPKAYRPTPGSADLCFIAATPLALVMEELDDLGVIIEEGPIERTGANGPIVSIYLRDPDNNLIEIANPLPA, from the coding sequence ATGAAGATAAATAAACTGGACCACCTGGTGTTAACCGTGGCAGACATTGAACGCAGCTGCCGCTTTTACCAACAGGTATTGGGATTCGATATCATCACTTTCGCCGACGAGCGCAAGGCGCTGGCCTTCGGTCAGCAAAAGATCAATCTGCATCAGGCTGGCAACGAGTTCGAACCAAAGGCCTATCGCCCGACGCCCGGTTCGGCGGATCTGTGCTTTATCGCCGCCACCCCGCTGGCGCTGGTCATGGAGGAGCTGGACGATCTGGGGGTGATTATTGAAGAAGGTCCGATAGAACGCACCGGCGCCAACGGGCCGATCGTCTCGATCTACCTGCGCGATCCGGACAACAACCTGATCGAAATAGCCAATCCGCTGCCGGCCTGA
- a CDS encoding integrase domain-containing protein, which yields MARTTRPLTHTEVQKAKALEKDLTLHDGDGLFLLVKTTGKKLWRFRYLRPSTSSRTMVSLGAYPALSLADARQIRAEKLAILARGIDPQAKEAEEAEQKQVAQESIFLNVAKQWFALKQASVSAKHAEDIWRSLEKDILPSIENVPVQDIKARLLIQVLEPIKARGALESVRRLVQRINEIMIYAVNTGLIDANPASGIGNAFERPKKQHMPTIRPEELPKLMRTIAMSNLSIPTRCLLEWQLLTLIRPAEASATAWAEIDIENRKWCIPAERMKSKRDHIVPLSEQTLELLEIMRSISGNRQYVFPSRNNPRKPMNSQTANAALKRIGYGGKLVAHGLRSIASTAMNEAGFNADVIEAALAHNDKNEVRRAYNRSSYLEHRKELMDWWGIFCKKNM from the coding sequence ATGGCGCGGACTACACGCCCCCTCACACATACCGAAGTACAAAAAGCCAAGGCCCTAGAGAAAGACCTCACCCTACACGACGGTGACGGCCTATTCCTGTTAGTCAAAACCACCGGCAAGAAACTGTGGCGTTTCCGCTACCTCCGTCCCAGCACCAGTTCACGGACTATGGTTAGCCTCGGAGCCTACCCTGCCCTGTCACTTGCCGACGCCCGGCAAATACGTGCCGAAAAGCTCGCGATACTGGCAAGAGGCATTGACCCACAGGCCAAAGAAGCAGAAGAAGCGGAACAAAAGCAGGTAGCCCAAGAAAGCATTTTCCTGAATGTGGCAAAGCAATGGTTCGCGTTGAAGCAGGCCAGCGTTAGCGCTAAGCATGCGGAGGACATCTGGCGTTCTCTTGAAAAAGACATACTGCCATCTATCGAGAATGTCCCGGTTCAGGACATCAAAGCGCGTTTACTGATCCAAGTGCTGGAACCTATCAAGGCCCGTGGTGCATTAGAGAGCGTTCGCCGATTAGTGCAACGCATCAACGAAATCATGATCTACGCCGTCAACACTGGCTTGATTGATGCTAACCCGGCCTCTGGTATTGGTAACGCATTCGAACGGCCTAAGAAGCAACATATGCCGACTATACGGCCCGAAGAACTGCCTAAGCTAATGCGCACTATCGCCATGAGCAATCTTTCGATACCAACCCGCTGTTTGCTTGAGTGGCAGTTGCTGACACTGATACGCCCTGCTGAAGCCTCGGCAACCGCATGGGCCGAGATCGATATAGAAAACCGTAAGTGGTGTATTCCGGCAGAACGGATGAAGTCAAAGCGCGACCATATCGTCCCGTTGTCAGAACAAACTTTAGAGCTGCTGGAAATCATGCGTTCAATCAGTGGTAATCGTCAGTACGTATTCCCTAGTCGCAATAACCCACGCAAACCCATGAACAGCCAAACGGCAAATGCTGCCTTAAAACGTATTGGATATGGCGGAAAACTCGTTGCCCATGGGTTGAGATCTATAGCTAGTACTGCTATGAATGAGGCAGGGTTTAATGCTGACGTAATAGAAGCTGCACTTGCTCATAACGATAAAAATGAGGTACGAAGGGCATACAATAGATCAAGTTATTTAGAGCATCGAAAAGAATTGATGGATTGGTGGGGGATATTTTGCAAAAAAAACATGTGA
- a CDS encoding DUF2002 family protein, whose amino-acid sequence MYLRPDEVARVLESTGFERDYVTDQAYGYRKGDHYVYVNREARMGRTALVIHPALKERSVHFATPTSPVRTSEQYTEFPLDLTGDTPNLRYGIPHGFSSREALSRYLYSMFL is encoded by the coding sequence ATGTATTTACGGCCGGATGAAGTGGCTAGAGTGTTGGAGAGTACCGGTTTTGAACGTGATTATGTCACCGATCAAGCCTACGGCTACCGCAAGGGCGATCACTATGTGTATGTTAACCGCGAAGCGCGGATGGGCAGAACTGCGTTGGTGATACACCCTGCGTTAAAAGAGCGCAGCGTGCACTTTGCGACCCCGACGTCGCCAGTGCGTACCAGCGAACAATATACTGAATTCCCATTGGATCTCACCGGCGACACGCCAAACCTGCGTTACGGCATTCCGCACGGCTTCAGCTCGCGCGAAGCGCTGTCCCGCTATCTTTACAGTATGTTCCTGTAA
- a CDS encoding GNAT family N-acetyltransferase: MEILQDDTRFFINDQQGNAIAEISFVPSGDRLTIIDHTWVDETLKGQGVGKVLVARVVEKMRQQGRKIIPLCPFAKHEFDTTPAYQDIRA, encoded by the coding sequence CTGGAAATATTACAAGACGACACCCGTTTCTTTATTAATGACCAGCAGGGTAACGCTATTGCCGAGATTTCTTTTGTGCCTAGCGGTGACAGATTAACCATTATCGATCATACCTGGGTAGACGAAACGCTAAAGGGTCAGGGCGTAGGGAAAGTGCTGGTGGCTCGGGTAGTGGAAAAAATGCGCCAGCAAGGGCGCAAGATTATTCCGCTGTGCCCATTTGCCAAACATGAGTTTGACACCACGCCGGCTTATCAGGATATTCGCGCATAA
- a CDS encoding ATP-binding protein: MQLIIGYVTAVRGTTVRAIVHPNLYQTTYIHDGSLYRGVAINEFIVIKKGYHDIIGKIEGEEIIEKKSFNESMPNNDKFDRFIDIKIIGYILDGKFRSGIKYLPMIQDELHLISDELISAIYAFDGKIDSKKILIGKSLLEEIPVHIPVNGIFNSHIGIFGNTGSGKSNSLAKIYHELFSSLGKTVLKKSTFVFIDFNGEYKPIHNQFKDKSTYLELDTHLKNGNNKLKIKKSEFWDSELLSVLFSATEKTQKPFLNILVRNRDKFGDELNDYFHSTIKVMFGQNQHRETISVLRSIINIINPKNSQKSMKNSPSLVGILEAIIINITKMGVHSTLQKHI, translated from the coding sequence ATGCAGCTTATAATTGGGTATGTTACCGCCGTTAGAGGTACAACTGTACGCGCTATTGTACATCCTAATTTATATCAAACCACCTATATTCATGACGGCAGCTTGTACAGAGGTGTAGCAATAAATGAATTTATCGTCATAAAGAAAGGTTATCACGATATTATTGGAAAAATAGAAGGCGAAGAGATTATTGAGAAGAAATCCTTTAATGAATCGATGCCAAACAATGATAAGTTTGATAGATTCATTGATATCAAAATAATTGGTTATATTCTAGATGGTAAATTTCGTTCTGGCATAAAGTACTTACCAATGATTCAAGACGAATTACATCTAATTTCTGATGAATTAATATCTGCCATTTATGCATTTGATGGTAAAATTGATTCAAAAAAGATATTAATAGGGAAGTCACTACTTGAAGAAATACCTGTTCATATCCCTGTAAATGGTATTTTTAACTCTCATATAGGAATATTTGGAAATACCGGCAGCGGGAAGTCAAATTCTTTAGCAAAAATATACCATGAATTGTTCTCGAGTCTTGGTAAGACAGTATTAAAAAAATCCACGTTTGTTTTCATAGATTTTAACGGAGAATACAAACCAATTCATAACCAGTTCAAGGATAAAAGCACATATTTAGAACTAGATACTCATTTAAAAAATGGGAACAACAAACTAAAAATCAAGAAATCAGAGTTCTGGGATTCAGAATTGTTATCGGTTTTATTTTCAGCAACTGAGAAAACACAGAAACCCTTCCTTAACATATTGGTACGAAATAGAGATAAATTTGGGGATGAACTAAACGATTACTTTCATAGCACGATAAAAGTAATGTTTGGTCAAAACCAACATAGAGAGACCATTAGTGTACTGCGATCAATAATAAACATCATCAATCCAAAAAACAGTCAAAAATCAATGAAGAACTCTCCGAGTTTAGTTGGTATTCTAGAGGCGATAATAATAAATATTACAAAAATGGGAGTTCATTCAACACTCCAGAAGCATATTTAG
- a CDS encoding DoxX family protein, whose protein sequence is MGDSSKDGVILLSRILLMILFIIFGWMKLTNFGGTVTSMEGYGTPMPYFAAIIAVVVEFIFGIALIVGIFTRPITVIFALYVLGTAFIGHPFWNMTGAEMMGNEINFFKNISIIGGLLLLAVTGAGRYSLDHKLFDK, encoded by the coding sequence ATGGGTGATAGCTCAAAAGACGGCGTTATTCTGCTCTCCAGAATATTGCTGATGATCCTGTTCATTATTTTTGGCTGGATGAAACTGACCAATTTTGGCGGCACGGTCACGTCAATGGAAGGCTACGGCACGCCAATGCCGTATTTTGCCGCGATTATTGCCGTGGTGGTTGAATTTATTTTCGGCATCGCGTTAATCGTCGGCATTTTCACGCGACCTATCACGGTTATTTTTGCTCTGTATGTTTTGGGTACGGCGTTTATCGGCCACCCGTTCTGGAATATGACCGGTGCGGAGATGATGGGCAATGAAATAAACTTCTTTAAAAATATCAGCATCATTGGCGGCCTGCTGCTGTTGGCGGTTACCGGTGCCGGGCGTTATTCCCTGGATCATAAACTGTTCGATAAATAA
- a CDS encoding DUF1198 family protein — protein MTWIIIAALIVVFIVGYRLLTSDTRKAIDSLANWLKVKPMLVESMVQEMGGHNGQRFIRMLNNGYTEEMHRAAYLLFIYVTFIKQADDTQIGLWRETLIRAGLSPQLHAEHTESALFYFAELDLDAFELAQFRRAYNERFNLDAIVNG, from the coding sequence ATGACGTGGATTATTATCGCCGCCCTGATCGTGGTCTTTATTGTCGGTTACCGCCTGCTGACCTCCGATACCCGCAAGGCCATTGATTCTCTGGCGAACTGGCTGAAGGTCAAACCGATGCTGGTTGAATCGATGGTGCAGGAAATGGGCGGGCACAACGGCCAACGCTTCATCCGGATGCTGAACAACGGCTACACCGAAGAAATGCACCGTGCGGCCTACCTGCTGTTTATTTATGTCACCTTTATCAAACAGGCGGACGATACGCAGATAGGCCTGTGGCGCGAAACCCTGATCCGCGCGGGTCTGTCGCCGCAGTTGCACGCCGAACACACCGAGTCGGCGCTATTTTACTTTGCTGAACTGGATTTGGATGCGTTTGAACTGGCGCAGTTTCGCCGCGCCTATAACGAGCGCTTCAATCTGGATGCCATCGTCAACGGGTGA
- a CDS encoding DMT family transporter, whose translation MGMTYYVIAFAAGLGITLQTTLNSQLAQGLGGDSVTAALFSFAAGAFSLGVYSLLRGGSFTSLTAIPSQPLWSLTGGLIGACALFSYVVLAPKIGFSALLGLAIVGQLISSQMIDHFGLLGAIRRPVSLLKLGGMLVMLTGLVIMLFGDRLSERFLH comes from the coding sequence ATGGGCATGACCTATTACGTAATCGCTTTTGCCGCAGGTCTCGGGATTACCCTGCAGACGACGTTGAACAGCCAACTGGCTCAAGGACTCGGAGGCGATTCAGTCACCGCCGCACTGTTCTCCTTCGCGGCCGGGGCATTCAGCCTTGGGGTTTATTCGCTGCTGCGCGGGGGATCATTCACCTCGCTGACGGCCATTCCGTCTCAGCCTTTGTGGAGTCTGACTGGCGGTCTGATCGGTGCCTGCGCATTGTTCAGTTATGTCGTGCTCGCGCCGAAAATCGGTTTTTCAGCCCTACTCGGGCTGGCAATTGTCGGACAGTTGATCTCGTCGCAGATGATCGACCATTTTGGTCTGCTGGGCGCCATACGACGACCGGTTTCGTTGCTCAAGCTGGGGGGAATGCTGGTCATGCTGACCGGTCTTGTCATCATGTTGTTCGGCGATCGGCTGTCTGAGCGTTTTCTGCACTGA
- a CDS encoding alpha/beta hydrolase, producing the protein MPLFCCRFKWVVTSLLLGTLLPAMAMAKPDLQRKIGVTVADTGARDYRFSDLRLDSADGKRHYRIRIAKPNQAPPAQGYPVVYFLDGNAVLMELNTKLLSRLAAGAHPPLLVMLGYDNDLRIDAPSRAYDYTPQPPQEAQQKPVPMPHWPNGGADEFLQLIEQKIKPAVAAQVAVDPQRQTLWGHSYGGVFVLHTLFNQPQAFQRYIAVEPSLWWGNGFILKEAQAFMQQRPALRAQLALWEGTRRQQQRASGDAPPGAGNASPSEGTQQLAQRLSTLNGLRVNYHAWPQQGHGGMLAAAVAPALLEASE; encoded by the coding sequence ATGCCGTTGTTTTGTTGTCGTTTTAAGTGGGTGGTAACCAGCTTGCTGTTGGGGACGCTATTACCGGCAATGGCCATGGCCAAGCCCGATCTGCAGCGCAAGATAGGCGTGACCGTGGCGGATACCGGCGCGCGTGATTACCGCTTTAGCGACCTGCGCCTGGACTCGGCAGACGGCAAGCGCCACTATCGCATTCGTATCGCCAAGCCGAACCAGGCGCCGCCGGCGCAAGGGTATCCGGTGGTGTATTTTCTGGATGGCAACGCGGTATTAATGGAGTTAAATACCAAGCTGCTATCCCGCCTGGCGGCCGGGGCGCATCCACCGCTGTTGGTGATGCTGGGTTATGACAATGACTTGCGGATTGACGCGCCGAGCCGGGCGTACGATTACACGCCGCAACCCCCGCAGGAAGCGCAGCAAAAGCCTGTGCCGATGCCGCATTGGCCCAACGGCGGAGCCGATGAGTTCCTGCAATTGATTGAACAGAAAATAAAACCGGCGGTAGCTGCGCAGGTGGCGGTCGATCCCCAGCGACAGACGCTGTGGGGCCATTCGTATGGCGGCGTTTTTGTGTTGCACACGCTGTTCAATCAACCGCAGGCGTTCCAGCGCTATATCGCCGTGGAGCCGTCGCTGTGGTGGGGAAACGGTTTTATCCTCAAAGAGGCGCAGGCCTTTATGCAACAGCGGCCGGCGCTACGGGCGCAATTGGCATTATGGGAGGGTACCCGGCGTCAGCAGCAAAGGGCGAGCGGAGATGCACCTCCCGGGGCAGGCAACGCCTCGCCGTCCGAGGGGACACAGCAACTGGCGCAGCGGCTGTCGACGCTCAACGGGCTACGGGTGAATTATCACGCATGGCCACAGCAGGGCCATGGCGGCATGCTGGCAGCGGCGGTCGCACCGGCGTTGCTGGAGGCGTCGGAGTGA
- a CDS encoding ATP-binding protein produces MENISAFQQITVRATLQLIQSVSRNYVQYEHISPLIGKINSSTSSLEKVIDIIDDLETGLKPLLFISLRNCNQETKKTIPMMIAKCSFLEHKRKDTSKNSFHLIIDEAHNILSESSNRESETWKDYRLELFEEIIKEGRKFGYFVTIASQRPADISPTIISQIHNYFLHRLVNENDLFLLKNSISTLDSSSRALVPVLPAGACVVSGTAFHTPMVVQMQRLPSTLAPESDTIDLDSFW; encoded by the coding sequence ATGGAAAATATTTCGGCTTTCCAACAAATCACAGTCAGGGCAACACTACAACTGATTCAATCTGTATCTAGAAACTACGTCCAGTATGAACATATAAGCCCATTAATTGGCAAAATAAATTCTTCTACGAGTTCACTTGAAAAAGTAATAGACATTATTGATGATCTAGAAACAGGATTGAAGCCTCTCTTGTTTATATCATTGAGGAATTGCAATCAAGAGACAAAAAAAACAATACCAATGATGATTGCAAAGTGCTCATTTTTAGAACATAAAAGAAAAGACACATCAAAAAACAGCTTCCACCTTATAATAGATGAAGCTCATAATATACTCTCAGAATCATCAAATAGAGAGTCAGAAACATGGAAAGATTATCGGCTTGAACTTTTCGAAGAGATAATTAAAGAAGGCAGGAAGTTTGGTTATTTCGTTACTATTGCAAGTCAACGCCCGGCAGATATATCACCAACGATAATATCTCAGATTCACAATTACTTTCTTCATCGATTGGTTAATGAAAACGACCTATTCTTACTCAAAAACTCAATTAGCACGCTTGATAGTTCATCTCGAGCATTAGTACCAGTTTTACCTGCAGGAGCATGTGTCGTGTCAGGAACCGCATTCCACACACCTATGGTAGTTCAAATGCAACGGCTGCCTTCGACCTTAGCACCAGAGAGTGACACAATAGATCTTGATTCATTTTGGTAA
- a CDS encoding ogr/Delta-like zinc finger family protein: protein MMRCPLCTHSSYTRTSRYVTEQTKEAYYQCQNIVCSCTFKTIESVDKILCQPIQAETVTGGDLPPPEKRTLNRYRRYSRNQTLH from the coding sequence ATGATGCGTTGCCCACTGTGTACTCATTCGTCTTATACCCGAACCAGCCGTTATGTCACGGAACAAACGAAAGAGGCCTATTACCAGTGCCAAAACATCGTGTGCTCCTGCACGTTTAAAACAATAGAGAGCGTCGATAAGATTTTATGCCAACCGATTCAAGCGGAGACGGTGACTGGTGGTGATTTACCGCCGCCGGAAAAAAGGACATTAAATCGCTACCGCCGTTATAGCCGAAATCAAACACTTCATTGA
- a CDS encoding DUF1493 family protein: MTIDKVQQAVFSLVKKHDGCSIIPFFKKKWTVKTDIDTDLHFEREEAEELMRDFFNQFNVNSKGFSIDTYYPDSEKLTQVPDFTLEMLINSAKAGRWLY; the protein is encoded by the coding sequence ATGACCATAGACAAAGTGCAACAGGCTGTATTTTCTTTGGTCAAAAAACATGATGGTTGTTCGATCATTCCATTCTTCAAGAAGAAATGGACTGTCAAAACGGATATAGACACCGATTTACATTTCGAGCGTGAAGAAGCAGAGGAGCTAATGAGAGACTTCTTTAATCAATTCAATGTAAACAGCAAGGGTTTCAGCATAGATACCTACTATCCCGATAGTGAAAAGCTGACTCAGGTTCCCGATTTCACTCTGGAGATGCTTATTAACTCCGCCAAGGCCGGGCGATGGTTGTATTAA
- a CDS encoding MbeD/MobD family mobilization/exclusion protein, producing the protein MTMRELEIQFQNAMNELQASFEKQHREWQQRYHALQQQLLEAQQREAALRAQNEQLARKLSTASSVPEQHALVKQIKMLGAHLDALAKDAATFNHRVHNQPPRAADNFSGEQH; encoded by the coding sequence ATGACAATGCGCGAACTGGAAATCCAGTTTCAGAATGCAATGAATGAGTTGCAGGCCAGCTTCGAAAAGCAGCACCGCGAATGGCAACAACGCTATCACGCACTGCAACAACAATTGCTGGAAGCTCAACAACGCGAAGCTGCCCTTCGTGCACAGAACGAACAGCTGGCGCGGAAACTGAGCACCGCCAGCTCGGTGCCGGAACAGCATGCGCTGGTGAAGCAAATCAAAATGCTCGGCGCCCACCTGGATGCGCTGGCCAAGGATGCCGCCACCTTCAATCACCGTGTGCATAATCAGCCACCACGGGCAGCGGATAATTTCAGCGGCGAACAACACTGA
- a CDS encoding SIR2 family protein codes for MANDIFTAFKASALCDKNINFLIGSGASASYIPTLMINEDKTYEDILTDVNYSDINDLILHSYYKNILKKSFCFLPDGNLSRRKRRETLSSYKILIENIVNLIDKKGANLISRANIFTTNYDLFIEKASDQLLRKSLNFIFNDGARGLSRRYLKISNFHTSTWHQGTNDLYKFEIPTVNLIKMHGSVSWQKRSDDIIEVSYANEFPSGLEIEIDNYDIKEIVTKIEENSTLKTCKEIIDMADEDESKLKKFRQEYNKLAIVNPTKAKFEETVFQQHYYQSLRLLSYELEKPQTVLICFGFSFKDEHIREIIHRSLSNPSLIVYVFCYKKQNKSEIKELIDNKKVIFISPDNDESDNVIDLNRFIECIFSLDSKDATEGLSCSL; via the coding sequence ATGGCTAACGATATTTTTACAGCATTTAAAGCCTCTGCTCTATGTGATAAAAACATTAACTTCCTAATTGGTTCTGGCGCGTCAGCTTCATATATACCGACATTAATGATTAATGAAGATAAAACATATGAGGACATTCTCACTGATGTAAACTATTCTGATATTAATGATTTGATTCTTCATAGTTATTACAAAAACATATTAAAAAAGAGTTTTTGTTTTTTACCCGATGGAAATTTATCACGAAGAAAACGAAGGGAAACATTAAGTTCCTATAAGATTTTAATAGAAAATATCGTGAATTTAATTGATAAAAAAGGTGCCAATTTAATAAGCAGAGCCAACATATTTACAACTAACTATGATCTTTTTATCGAGAAAGCCTCTGATCAATTACTACGTAAATCATTGAATTTTATATTTAATGATGGTGCAAGAGGACTTTCTAGGCGCTATCTTAAAATTAGTAATTTTCATACATCCACATGGCATCAAGGAACTAATGATTTATATAAATTTGAAATACCAACAGTAAACCTTATAAAAATGCATGGTTCCGTATCATGGCAGAAAAGGAGTGATGACATTATAGAAGTAAGCTATGCAAATGAATTCCCATCAGGATTGGAAATTGAAATAGATAATTATGACATAAAAGAAATAGTCACAAAAATCGAAGAAAACTCAACATTAAAAACCTGCAAAGAAATAATAGACATGGCAGATGAGGATGAATCAAAGCTTAAGAAGTTTCGACAGGAATATAATAAACTGGCAATAGTTAACCCGACAAAGGCCAAATTTGAAGAAACTGTTTTTCAGCAGCATTACTATCAATCTTTAAGGTTATTAAGTTATGAATTAGAAAAACCGCAGACTGTTCTGATATGCTTTGGATTTTCTTTCAAAGATGAACATATAAGAGAGATAATTCATCGTTCACTAAGCAATCCTTCACTGATTGTTTACGTATTTTGCTATAAAAAGCAAAACAAATCTGAAATAAAAGAATTGATCGATAATAAAAAAGTTATCTTCATATCTCCTGATAATGATGAAAGTGATAATGTCATCGATTTAAATAGATTTATTGAATGTATATTCTCTTTAGATAGCAAGGATGCAACCGAGGGTTTATCATGCAGCTTATAA
- a CDS encoding class I SAM-dependent methyltransferase produces the protein MSQNIYDNQRFFDGYAQLERSVNGLDGAPEWPTIRRILPGLHGKQVVDLGCGYGWFCRSAREQGAASVLGLDLSQKMLNKARKMTNDAAIDYRQQDLEALQLPAERFDLAYSSLTLHYIVNLQKLFATVFQSLVPGGQFIFTAEHPIYSAPRQQGWLVAEDGQQSWPVNSYQQEGERISNWLAEGVIKQHRMLGSYVNMLIQQGFTITYLNEWGPSARQIHDNPALDEEKERPMIFILAAQKPAQ, from the coding sequence ATGTCACAAAATATCTATGATAATCAGCGCTTCTTTGACGGCTACGCCCAGCTTGAGCGTTCGGTCAACGGCCTCGACGGCGCGCCGGAATGGCCAACCATTCGCCGTATTCTGCCGGGCCTGCACGGCAAGCAGGTGGTCGATCTTGGCTGCGGCTATGGCTGGTTCTGCCGTAGCGCGCGCGAGCAGGGTGCCGCCAGCGTGCTGGGGCTCGATCTGTCGCAGAAAATGTTGAATAAAGCGCGGAAAATGACCAACGATGCGGCGATTGACTATCGCCAACAGGATCTGGAGGCGCTACAACTGCCGGCGGAGCGTTTTGATCTGGCCTACAGCTCGCTAACGCTGCATTACATCGTCAACCTGCAGAAACTGTTCGCCACGGTATTTCAGTCGCTGGTACCGGGCGGGCAGTTTATCTTCACCGCCGAACACCCGATTTATAGCGCCCCCAGGCAGCAGGGCTGGCTGGTCGCCGAAGATGGGCAACAATCGTGGCCGGTCAATAGCTATCAGCAGGAGGGCGAGCGTATTTCCAACTGGCTGGCGGAAGGGGTGATCAAGCAACATCGCATGTTGGGCAGCTACGTCAATATGTTGATACAGCAAGGATTTACTATCACCTATCTGAATGAATGGGGGCCTTCAGCACGGCAAATCCACGACAACCCGGCGCTGGATGAAGAAAAGGAGCGCCCGATGATATTTATTCTTGCCGCGCAGAAACCCGCTCAGTAA
- the smrA gene encoding DNA endonuclease SmrA — translation MNNEEKGFFEQAMADVTPLSGRQQTLYLKADHREDQRARRAAQALQQENPLSSDLLEIIPCDVPLEYRGEGIQQGVLEKLRHGRYAPQASLNLLKRPVESCRQELFRFIVLAQQENLRSLLVVHGRGREDESHANIVRSYLAKWLAQLEPVQAFCRALPRDGGDGACYVTLRKSAQAKADNFERHAKRSR, via the coding sequence ATGAACAACGAAGAAAAAGGTTTTTTTGAGCAGGCAATGGCCGACGTTACCCCCTTATCCGGGCGGCAACAGACGCTGTATCTAAAAGCCGACCATCGGGAGGACCAGCGCGCGCGCCGCGCCGCGCAGGCGCTGCAACAGGAAAATCCGCTCAGCAGCGACTTGCTGGAGATTATTCCCTGCGATGTGCCACTCGAATACCGGGGCGAGGGTATTCAGCAAGGGGTGCTGGAGAAGCTGCGCCATGGCCGTTATGCGCCGCAGGCCAGCCTGAACCTGCTGAAACGCCCGGTGGAAAGCTGTCGTCAGGAGCTGTTCCGCTTTATCGTACTGGCGCAGCAGGAAAACCTGCGTTCGCTGCTGGTGGTGCATGGCCGTGGTCGTGAAGATGAAAGTCATGCCAACATTGTGCGCAGTTACCTGGCCAAATGGCTGGCGCAACTGGAACCGGTGCAGGCGTTTTGTCGCGCACTGCCGCGCGACGGCGGCGATGGAGCCTGTTACGTAACGCTGCGTAAATCGGCGCAGGCCAAAGCGGATAACTTTGAGCGCCATGCCAAGCGCAGTCGCTAA